From a region of the Bradyrhizobium sp. KBS0727 genome:
- the rsmD gene encoding 16S rRNA (guanine(966)-N(2))-methyltransferase RsmD, with protein MRVVGGRLKGRNLASPSSRDIRPTADRLRESVFNILVHAYDDPIEGARVLDLFAGTGALGIEAVSRGALFTLFVDNGAEARALLRNNVEALGLGGVTKVYRRDATDLGPAHPVEPFALVFLDPPYGRGLAEKALVSLRDGGWLIPGALLVVEEAKAAAFTAPDGFEELERRAYDDTEFVFLRTK; from the coding sequence GTTGAAGGGCCGTAACCTGGCTTCGCCTTCATCGCGCGATATCCGCCCGACGGCGGATCGGCTACGCGAGTCGGTGTTCAATATTCTCGTTCATGCCTACGACGATCCGATCGAGGGCGCGCGCGTGCTCGACCTGTTTGCCGGCACCGGCGCGCTCGGCATCGAGGCGGTGTCGCGCGGTGCGCTGTTCACGCTGTTCGTCGACAACGGGGCGGAGGCACGCGCGCTGTTGCGCAACAATGTCGAGGCGCTCGGCTTGGGCGGCGTGACAAAAGTCTATCGCCGCGACGCCACCGATCTCGGCCCGGCGCATCCGGTCGAACCGTTCGCGCTGGTGTTTCTCGACCCGCCTTACGGCCGGGGACTGGCGGAAAAGGCGCTGGTCTCGCTGCGCGACGGCGGCTGGCTGATCCCGGGCGCGCTGCTGGTGGTCGAGGAGGCGAAAGCTGCGGCGTTTACGGCGCCTGACGGCTTCGAGGAGCTGGAGCGGCGAGCCTACGACGACACCGAGTTTGTGTTTTTGCGGACGAAGTAA